The proteins below are encoded in one region of Tessaracoccus aquimaris:
- a CDS encoding TetR/AcrR family transcriptional regulator, with amino-acid sequence MWAKLWPEPATPARGRPPRWTLSDFVEAGVRIADRGGLDAVTVASVSAEVGGSPMSIYRHVASKDDLLVLIEDAALGPPPPLTDVGGCVTDGVDDGWRAALERWANALSEVYDRRPWLPYVPAFGPPAGPNQLAWLDAVYALRGMGLGAPQRLALVLLLSGHVRNASRTAVEMGPMLSGDGLAGWFAFIGTRVGDRLPSLATTMRDISEASEIWADWDHRGFMVDRILDGIAQVAPPPD; translated from the coding sequence GTGTGGGCGAAGCTGTGGCCGGAGCCTGCCACGCCCGCCCGCGGTCGTCCGCCGCGGTGGACGCTGAGCGACTTCGTGGAGGCGGGCGTCCGGATCGCCGACCGGGGCGGCCTGGACGCTGTGACCGTCGCGTCGGTCTCTGCGGAGGTCGGCGGCAGCCCGATGTCGATCTACCGCCACGTCGCGTCCAAGGATGACCTGCTCGTCCTGATCGAGGACGCGGCGCTGGGCCCTCCCCCGCCGTTGACCGACGTGGGCGGCTGCGTGACGGACGGCGTCGATGACGGGTGGCGCGCGGCCCTGGAGCGATGGGCCAATGCCCTCTCGGAGGTCTACGACCGACGTCCGTGGCTGCCCTACGTCCCGGCCTTCGGGCCTCCGGCAGGGCCGAATCAGTTGGCGTGGCTCGACGCCGTCTATGCGCTCCGCGGGATGGGCCTCGGTGCCCCGCAGCGCCTGGCCCTCGTGCTGTTGCTGAGCGGGCATGTCCGCAACGCGAGTCGCACAGCGGTCGAGATGGGGCCGATGCTCAGCGGCGACGGGCTTGCGGGCTGGTTCGCGTTCATCGGGACCCGCGTCGGTGATCGGCTACCCAGCCTTGCAACCACGATGCGCGACATCTCCGAGGCCTCGGAGATCTGGGCCGATTGGGACCATCGGGGTTTCATGGTGGACCGGATCCTGGACGGCATCGCACAGGTCGCACCGCCACCTGACTAG
- a CDS encoding YciI family protein, which translates to MSTYLISFPGPAMRVDPEDLPQVSADADAATREARDAGVLVFAGGIDNAVGPVMVAADGTVTEGTYPQTREFDGGFTVVDVESREEALRWAARFARACRCPQEVREIR; encoded by the coding sequence ATGAGCACCTACCTGATCTCCTTCCCTGGCCCCGCGATGCGGGTCGACCCCGAGGACCTGCCGCAGGTCTCGGCCGACGCCGACGCCGCCACCCGGGAGGCGCGCGACGCGGGGGTGCTGGTCTTCGCGGGCGGCATCGACAACGCGGTCGGCCCGGTGATGGTGGCCGCCGACGGCACGGTCACGGAAGGCACCTACCCGCAGACCCGCGAGTTCGACGGAGGGTTCACCGTCGTCGACGTGGAGTCCAGAGAGGAGGCGCTGCGCTGGGCGGCCCGCTTCGCGCGGGCCTGCCGCTGCCCGCAGGAGGTCCGCGAGATCCGGTGA
- a CDS encoding carboxymuconolactone decarboxylase family protein translates to MINPNLSKRQSESYRCLTQLDASVAEAAKRSGLDSLLIELVKIRVSQLNGCAYCLRMHTRDAIRLGESAERLAVLAAWWESQYFTEQERSALALAEELTEMPVPEPRRWDDGSLTEDQAAAVAWQTVVMNSWNRLAVFSHYPVAP, encoded by the coding sequence ATGATCAACCCGAACCTCAGCAAGCGGCAGTCGGAGTCCTACCGGTGCCTCACCCAACTTGACGCGTCGGTCGCCGAGGCGGCCAAACGTTCGGGTCTGGATTCCCTGCTGATCGAACTGGTCAAGATCCGCGTCTCCCAACTCAACGGCTGCGCCTACTGCCTGCGGATGCACACCCGTGACGCGATCCGACTGGGGGAGAGCGCCGAACGCCTCGCGGTGCTCGCCGCCTGGTGGGAGTCGCAGTACTTCACCGAGCAGGAACGCTCGGCGCTCGCGCTCGCCGAGGAACTGACCGAGATGCCCGTGCCTGAGCCCCGACGCTGGGACGACGGTTCCCTCACCGAGGACCAGGCGGCGGCCGTCGCGTGGCAGACGGTCGTGATGAACTCCTGGAACCGGCTCGCGGTGTTCAGCCACTACCCGGTGGCGCCCTGA
- a CDS encoding Type 1 glutamine amidotransferase-like domain-containing protein gives MRMLLTSNGISNALIRDTLVDLIGKPIADSRVVVVIDAILGFPGDSSTLVDHLDGLRTLGWAEFDVASLFAGPASLVEARLRSADVILGYGGSNLWLAHAWAETGLTSVLADLLDEKVYVGWSAGSMIFPRLLNRWPDAFDDQEELAMFDLDEVAPAVPLFDWFFMGHLGADWMPADAEARAARGAARTDQEVWFLDDDSALLVRDPDTDPIVVSTGHWRRFGADGGVIESH, from the coding sequence ATGCGGATGCTGCTCACCTCCAACGGGATCTCGAACGCGCTCATCCGGGACACGCTCGTCGACCTCATCGGTAAGCCGATCGCCGACTCCCGGGTCGTCGTCGTGATCGACGCGATCCTTGGCTTCCCTGGGGACAGCTCTACGCTCGTCGACCACCTCGACGGGCTGCGAACGCTTGGCTGGGCCGAGTTCGACGTCGCCTCGCTGTTCGCCGGACCGGCGTCGTTGGTCGAGGCTCGGCTGCGGTCGGCCGACGTGATCCTTGGCTACGGCGGCAGCAACCTGTGGCTCGCGCACGCCTGGGCCGAGACCGGGCTGACGTCGGTCTTGGCCGATCTGCTCGACGAGAAGGTGTACGTCGGGTGGAGCGCCGGGTCGATGATCTTCCCGCGCCTCCTGAACCGCTGGCCCGATGCCTTCGACGATCAGGAGGAGCTCGCCATGTTCGACCTCGATGAGGTCGCGCCCGCGGTGCCGCTGTTCGACTGGTTCTTCATGGGGCACCTGGGCGCCGACTGGATGCCTGCGGACGCCGAGGCCCGGGCCGCGCGCGGCGCCGCACGGACGGATCAGGAGGTCTGGTTCCTGGACGACGACTCCGCGCTCCTGGTGCGTGACCCGGACACCGACCCGATCGTCGTCTCCACGGGGCACTGGCGCCGGTTCGGTGCCGATGGCGGAGTAATCGAGTCGCACTGA
- a CDS encoding DUF4177 domain-containing protein yields MAATQAGWYDDGSGTQRWWDGKQWTERVQAAAPAAPGLGGMIDRIQADAVSGAQPRPAQRGMSYVVLQVILKEKMWGTGSGNLTELEGVINKQAALGYRLHTITTASSGSKGFAGGDRIQATMVFERL; encoded by the coding sequence ATGGCGGCGACGCAGGCAGGCTGGTACGACGACGGGTCCGGAACGCAGCGATGGTGGGACGGAAAGCAGTGGACGGAGCGGGTGCAGGCTGCTGCGCCGGCCGCGCCGGGGCTCGGCGGGATGATCGACAGGATCCAGGCCGACGCCGTCTCAGGGGCGCAGCCGCGACCCGCTCAGCGCGGCATGAGTTACGTCGTGCTGCAGGTCATCCTCAAGGAGAAGATGTGGGGAACGGGATCGGGCAACCTGACCGAACTGGAGGGTGTGATCAACAAGCAGGCGGCCCTCGGGTACCGCCTCCACACCATCACCACGGCCTCCTCGGGAAGCAAGGGCTTCGCGGGAGGCGACCGCATCCAGGCGACCATGGTCTTCGAGAGGCTCTGA
- the arfB gene encoding alternative ribosome rescue aminoacyl-tRNA hydrolase ArfB, which translates to MEDLHVAPGPGIPHGLVVPASELREQFSHASGPGGQGVNTADSRVQLSLDVATTTALTEEQRARALGRLDSRLSAGVLTVSAAEHRSQLRNRTTARARLAVLLREAVAPPPKSRRPTRPTRGSQLRRLAAKRGRAETKQNRRRPGLD; encoded by the coding sequence ATGGAGGATCTGCACGTCGCGCCGGGCCCGGGTATCCCGCACGGTCTCGTCGTTCCCGCGAGCGAGTTGCGGGAACAGTTCTCCCACGCCTCCGGCCCGGGCGGGCAGGGCGTCAACACGGCCGACTCTCGGGTGCAGTTGAGCCTTGATGTCGCGACGACGACGGCCCTCACCGAGGAGCAGCGAGCCAGGGCGTTAGGGAGGCTCGACTCGCGGCTGAGCGCGGGGGTGCTGACGGTCAGCGCGGCGGAGCACCGCTCGCAGTTGCGCAACCGGACGACGGCACGGGCACGCCTGGCGGTCCTGCTGCGGGAAGCGGTGGCCCCTCCGCCCAAGTCGCGCAGGCCGACCCGTCCGACGCGGGGCTCCCAGTTGCGCCGCTTGGCGGCCAAGCGCGGCAGGGCCGAGACGAAGCAGAACCGCCGCCGCCCCGGCCTGGACTGA
- a CDS encoding 1-acyl-sn-glycerol-3-phosphate acyltransferase: protein MLRRFIARAFWAISRWKLVTEPAPDRPTILIGAPHTSNWDFVLMLGIAWRLDMNVRWLGKHSLFKGWRGPIMRALGGIPVDRTNPSRIVDEVVEEVRSGKVFGLVVTPDGTRKGQTHWKSGFYRIARETGMPVTLGYVDRTTMTTGLGPTIELTGDIPADMDVIRAFYADKAGVIPAYRVEPRLRDEQPPAA, encoded by the coding sequence ATGCTCAGACGATTCATCGCCCGCGCGTTCTGGGCCATCAGCCGCTGGAAACTCGTCACGGAACCGGCACCGGACCGGCCGACCATCCTGATCGGCGCCCCGCACACGTCCAACTGGGACTTCGTGCTGATGCTCGGGATCGCGTGGCGGCTCGACATGAACGTGCGCTGGCTGGGCAAGCACAGCCTGTTCAAGGGGTGGCGCGGGCCGATCATGCGGGCGCTGGGCGGCATCCCGGTCGACCGTACCAACCCGAGCCGCATCGTCGACGAGGTCGTCGAGGAGGTCCGCTCCGGCAAGGTGTTCGGCCTCGTGGTCACCCCCGACGGCACCCGCAAGGGACAGACGCACTGGAAGTCGGGCTTCTACCGGATCGCGCGGGAGACGGGGATGCCCGTCACCCTCGGCTACGTCGACCGCACGACGATGACCACGGGCCTCGGCCCGACGATCGAACTGACGGGCGACATCCCGGCCGACATGGACGTCATCCGCGCCTTCTACGCCGACAAGGCGGGGGTCATCCCGGCGTATCGGGTCGAGCCGCGACTGCGCGACGAGCAGCCCCCCGCCGCCTGA